Proteins encoded together in one Candidatus Zixiibacteriota bacterium window:
- a CDS encoding oxidoreductase — protein MVKPKLAIYWAASCGGCDIATLDIEEKILDVANFFELVFWPCAMDIKYNDVRNMPDKSITLTLFNGAIRNEENYEIAKLLRQKSVVLCAFGSCASEGCIPGLANLYDKESIIDYVYRKSPSVDNPNGVIPSTEYKVPEGILTIPEMWNTVRTLGQTVDVDYIIPGCPPQSNQIADVVAAVIDILSHGKPLPPKGTVLGASEKSCCDECKRDRNIKKIKKFIRPFEKVTDPNLCLLEQGIVCMGPATRSGCGAKCVNACVPCRGCYGLPANIRDQGAKMASALASVIDSTDPEEIDRIIATIPDPVGTFYRFSLPDSLLRRAQR, from the coding sequence ATGGTGAAGCCGAAACTGGCCATTTATTGGGCCGCCTCCTGCGGTGGCTGCGATATCGCCACTCTGGATATTGAAGAGAAAATATTGGATGTGGCCAACTTCTTTGAACTGGTCTTCTGGCCGTGCGCCATGGACATCAAATACAACGATGTCCGCAATATGCCGGATAAATCAATCACTTTGACTCTTTTTAATGGCGCCATCCGCAATGAGGAGAACTATGAAATCGCCAAACTGCTAAGGCAGAAATCGGTCGTCCTTTGTGCTTTCGGGAGTTGTGCATCGGAAGGATGTATTCCGGGGCTGGCCAACCTGTATGACAAGGAATCCATAATAGATTATGTTTACAGGAAGTCGCCTTCGGTGGATAATCCGAACGGTGTGATTCCTTCTACCGAATACAAGGTGCCGGAAGGAATCCTGACCATCCCCGAAATGTGGAACACGGTTCGAACGTTGGGGCAGACGGTCGATGTTGACTATATTATCCCGGGATGTCCCCCGCAATCGAATCAGATTGCCGATGTAGTCGCGGCTGTCATCGATATTCTCAGCCACGGCAAGCCGCTGCCTCCCAAAGGGACTGTCCTGGGTGCCAGCGAAAAGAGTTGCTGCGATGAATGCAAACGGGACCGGAATATTAAGAAAATAAAGAAATTCATTCGGCCCTTCGAAAAGGTCACCGATCCCAATTTGTGTCTTCTGGAGCAGGGCATTGTCTGTATGGGACCGGCCACCCGTTCCGGCTGCGGAGCCAAATGCGTCAATGCCTGTGTCCCGTGTCGCGGCTGTTATGGATTGCCCGCCAATATAAGAGACCAGGGAGCCAAAATGGCTTCGGCCCTGGCCAGCGTTATCGACTCCACCGATCCCGAAGAAATCGATAGGATTATCGCTACCATTCCCGATCCGGTCGGGACTTTTTACCGTTTCAGTCTCCCAGATTCCCTTTTAAGGAGGGCGCAACGATGA
- a CDS encoding 4Fe-4S dicluster domain-containing protein: protein MNKVKITIDEHSIEVDEGSYVLDAARSLGVYIPSLCYYPYMTPYAACRICAVEARDSKGWSKIVTSCNYPVWDGLKVLTNTPRVLNARRTNLEMLMSRCAPVPVLQQLADQMGIEKPRWGIGEDTCILCGLCVRVCDEVVGAHALAFSDRGIYRRVATPFEGESSDCILCGACAKVCPTGHIVMEDIDKRQIIHNEINLGPNAAISLPFRQAVPNVPRINPEHCIHFNTGGCKVCSKVCPKECIHYDDTEQTEEFEIGAVIMATGFDNFDPTPLKQYGYGRYPNVITAEEFEMMNNAAGPTGGKILLENGEEPRAIAILHCIGSRDQNYHKYCSRVCCMYALKFSHLVKEKTSAEVYQLYIDVRSFGKGYEEFYQRILDEDVNIIRGKGAEVVPSGYRRGEEGHLLVQCEDTLIGKFREIPVDMVILCTALEARQDAKEMARKLNISTGADGWFIEAHPKLGPVSTTTEGVFLAGTCQGPKDIPDTVAQGGAAASHAMKLLCLGEIMMDAAYAEIREDFCSGCRICNDLCSYNAINYLSDKKVSTINSAMCKACGTCVAACPSGAIVARHFTDEQIYAQIEGMLL, encoded by the coding sequence ATGAATAAAGTGAAAATAACCATTGATGAGCATTCGATTGAAGTCGATGAAGGGTCATATGTTCTTGATGCGGCGCGAAGTCTGGGGGTATATATCCCTTCTCTCTGCTATTACCCATATATGACCCCCTACGCCGCCTGTCGCATTTGCGCCGTCGAAGCCCGCGACAGTAAGGGATGGTCAAAAATCGTAACTTCCTGTAATTATCCTGTTTGGGATGGTTTGAAGGTATTGACCAACACTCCCCGTGTATTAAATGCGCGGCGCACCAATCTCGAGATGCTCATGAGCCGATGTGCGCCGGTTCCGGTGTTGCAGCAACTTGCCGATCAGATGGGTATCGAAAAGCCCCGCTGGGGTATTGGAGAGGATACCTGTATCCTATGCGGTCTCTGTGTCCGGGTTTGTGATGAAGTGGTAGGCGCCCATGCCCTGGCTTTCAGTGATCGGGGAATCTATCGCCGGGTGGCGACCCCTTTTGAGGGGGAAAGCAGTGATTGCATTCTTTGCGGCGCCTGCGCCAAGGTTTGCCCCACCGGGCATATCGTGATGGAAGATATAGATAAACGACAGATAATTCATAATGAAATCAACCTTGGTCCCAACGCCGCCATTTCTCTCCCATTCCGCCAGGCGGTCCCCAATGTGCCGCGTATTAATCCCGAACACTGCATTCATTTCAATACCGGGGGGTGCAAGGTCTGCTCGAAGGTCTGTCCCAAGGAATGCATTCATTATGATGATACCGAGCAGACGGAGGAGTTTGAAATCGGCGCCGTCATCATGGCGACGGGATTTGACAATTTCGACCCGACCCCTCTCAAGCAGTACGGCTATGGCCGATATCCGAACGTTATCACGGCCGAGGAGTTTGAGATGATGAATAACGCCGCCGGGCCGACCGGAGGCAAGATTCTTCTCGAAAACGGCGAAGAGCCCCGCGCCATTGCCATCCTGCATTGTATTGGAAGCCGTGACCAGAATTATCATAAGTACTGCAGTCGGGTCTGCTGTATGTATGCCCTTAAATTCTCTCACCTGGTCAAGGAAAAAACCAGCGCCGAAGTATATCAGCTCTATATTGATGTTCGAAGTTTCGGCAAGGGGTATGAGGAATTCTATCAGCGGATTCTTGATGAAGATGTGAATATTATTCGCGGCAAGGGCGCCGAAGTGGTGCCATCGGGCTATCGGCGAGGGGAAGAGGGGCATTTGCTGGTGCAATGTGAGGATACTCTGATAGGGAAATTCCGTGAAATACCGGTTGATATGGTAATCCTCTGCACCGCTCTGGAAGCACGGCAAGACGCCAAAGAAATGGCCCGCAAATTGAATATCTCGACCGGCGCCGACGGCTGGTTTATCGAGGCTCATCCCAAGCTGGGTCCGGTTTCAACCACAACTGAAGGGGTTTTTCTGGCGGGAACATGTCAGGGGCCCAAAGATATTCCCGATACTGTCGCGCAGGGCGGCGCCGCCGCGTCGCACGCCATGAAACTTCTTTGTCTGGGAGAAATAATGATGGATGCCGCATACGCCGAAATTCGCGAAGACTTCTGCAGCGGCTGCCGTATCTGCAATGACCTCTGCTCGTATAACGCCATCAATTATCTCAGTGACAAAAAGGTCAGCACGATAAATTCGGCGATGTGCAAAGCCTGCGGCACCTGTGTGGCCGCATGTCCATCCGGTGCCATTGTGGCCCGACACTTTACCGATGAGCAAATATATGCCCAAATCGAAGGGATGCTGCTATGA
- a CDS encoding hydrogenase iron-sulfur subunit, with the protein MSFEPKIIGFLCNWCSYTGADLAGTARMKYPPNMMSIRVMCSGRIDPGFILSAFAKGADGVLVCGCHPGDCHYVEGNYKCMRRIPLTKRLLQEMGIAPERLRLEWVSASEGARFQQIVSEFTEQIRSLGPLQLKEMVFEPHESEHAGEAGRI; encoded by the coding sequence ATGAGTTTCGAACCAAAGATAATCGGTTTTCTTTGCAACTGGTGCAGTTATACCGGAGCCGATCTGGCCGGAACGGCCCGCATGAAGTATCCTCCCAATATGATGAGTATTCGGGTCATGTGCAGCGGCCGAATCGACCCTGGTTTTATTCTCAGCGCTTTCGCCAAAGGGGCGGACGGGGTATTGGTGTGCGGATGCCATCCCGGCGATTGTCATTATGTCGAGGGTAATTATAAATGTATGCGCCGCATACCGCTTACAAAGAGATTACTCCAGGAGATGGGAATTGCACCGGAGCGCCTGCGTCTGGAATGGGTCTCGGCATCGGAAGGAGCCCGTTTTCAGCAAATTGTATCTGAATTCACGGAGCAAATTCGATCTCTTGGCCCGCTTCAGTTGAAGGAAATGGTTTTTGAACCCCATGAATCTGAACATGCGGGCGAAGCAGGGAGGATATAG